A window from Fusarium musae strain F31 chromosome 8, whole genome shotgun sequence encodes these proteins:
- a CDS encoding hypothetical protein (EggNog:ENOG41) codes for MATKTEQAPERSMPPDDDHSDVESLKAAALFHKALRMGRVEEKGIQPIPLEERTVTRFYNIFTVWASINSNILGITFGMLGPLVYGLSLRDSALIILFFCLFSTIGPAYLATFGPKTGMRQMIQARYSFGRYLVSIPVLLNLATLTGFMVIIFVVGGQCLSAVSSGHLSPDVGIVIIGILSLFISFCGFKVLHYYETYAFIPAIIAITIATGCGGSELSKQAPPAAPATAAAVLSFGMIVASYMIPWAAIASDLTTYFDPKVPSWRVFAYSYLGLVTPTILLMVLGAAIAGALPNVPEWSEAYGETAVGGVLAAMLSSAGGFGKFVVVILSLTLLGNTGGTMYAITLNFQTLIPGLIKIPRYAFAIVVTVIVIPTAIRAQRDFFVNLENFVALIGYWSASFIGIVSVEHLVFRKGRWESYDHAIWNVASELPLGIAAIAAGVICYALVVPCMAQAWWTGPIAKTTGDIGFEIAFVMSSIFYIPFRWLEKRMSGR; via the exons ATGGCGACAAAAACAGAACAAGCTCCAGAGAGGAGCATGCCTCCTGATGATGATCACAGCGATGTCGAGAGTCTCAAGGCAGCGGCTCTTTTCCACAAAGCTTTGCGCATGGGAAGAgttgaggagaagggtaTTCAGCCAATTCCTCTCGAAGAGCGCACCGTGACACGCTTTTACAACATTTTCACCGTTTGGGCGTCTATTAACTCTAATATCCTTGG TATCACTTTTGGCATGCTGGGTCCATTGGTCTATGGCCTGAGTTTGAGAGACTCTGCGCTCAttatcctcttcttctgcctcttctcaACCATCGGGCCTGCGTATCTTGCTACATTTGGTCCTAAAACTGGAATGAGGCAGATGATTCAGGCGAGATATAGTTTTGGTCGATATCTCGTCTCTATCCCTGtgctcctcaacctcgccaCTCTGACTGGTTTCATGGTCATCATCTTTGTCGTCGGCGGACAGTGTCTCTCCGCTGTATCAAGCGGCCACTTGAGCCCTGACGTTGGAATCGTCATTATTGGTATTTTGTCACTGTTTATTTCATTCTGTGGGTTTAAGGTCTTGCATTACTACGAGACTTATGCTTTCATCcctgccatcatcgccatcaccatTGCGACAGGATGCGGCGGCTCTGAGCTTTCGAAGCAGGCTCCTCCGGCGGCACCAGCGACCGCAGCAGCAGTTCTCAGCTTTGGAATGATTGTTGCGAGTTACATGATTCCCTGGGCAGCCATCGCAAGCGATCTTACGACATATTTCGATCCCAAGGTCCCCTCGTGGCGTGTCTTTGCGTACAGTTACCTCGGCCTCGTCACACCCACCATTCTCCTCATGGTTCTTGGAGCTGCTATCGCTGGGGCTCTTCCCAACGTTCCAGAGTGGTCAGAAGCTTATGGTGAAACAGCAGTCGGAGGCGTTCTCGCAGCCATGCTTTCTAGCGCCGGTGGCTTTGGAAAGTTTGTGGTGGTTATCCTCTCGCTCACTCTGTTGGGTAACACCGGCGGTACAATGTACGCCATTACACTCAACTTCCAGACTCTTATTCCTGGCTTGATCAAGATTCCCCGCTACGCCTTTGCCATTGTCGTtaccgtcatcgtcatccccaCTGCTATACGAGCTCAGCGCGATTTCTTCGTCAACCTTGAGAATTTTGTCGCTCTTATCGGTTACTGGTCTGCATCTTTCATTGGAATTGTTTCAGTTGAGCATCTTGTTTTTCGGAAAGGTCGCTGGGAATCTTACGACCATGCGATCTGGAACGTTGCGTCTGAACTACCCCTTGGTATTGCGGCCATCGCTGCCGGTGTCATTTGCTACGCGCTCGTTGTGCCCTGTATGGCGCAGGCTTGGTGGACTGGCCCAATTGCAAAGACGACTGGTGATATTGGCTTTGAGATTGCGTTTGTTATGAGTTCGATATTCTACATACCATTCCGATGGTTGGAAAAGCGTATGTCAGGAAGGTAA